A section of the Acropora muricata isolate sample 2 chromosome 4, ASM3666990v1, whole genome shotgun sequence genome encodes:
- the LOC136914750 gene encoding uncharacterized protein, with amino-acid sequence MEKSSTEKLKSSRLMSKRMKWIIIAIVVAVLVALAFSVVFIRLKTQRKTSSSAPDTSSTVPRDSHAKEVDVVSLVGFHVGRMIARGNTTEGPQKAVIVYQLQCKEHAERNESLVRCDFTQIGCTVVMQDNGTEEDCLMEDVMFSFEVDEDGEIFTNETDVLDPARLALALYTKHLRARDCNGEAQRHAVNKTNSTHASISFSGLTLEVTELPANASSKHYHQSRRSRRNVQPNAFFAKDSRKTLRARRRRDSDSIIGGAFGQALKNSWKGGPYIKVPHLFSDSKSRWLGTVRYDASVSNFEALLSTLPDIHVTAIVPPVTGSSVSQDGYKVKLEADFSLNRQCSDVVQSRVYVYFHARACIWFWCFLNVKKADYVSLHLTPVVEITVTLKPKRSDLQYSFALTHLDMGTNADIGGLDSVSSSIGLIGALFGPGGLLIGFLFDRLLESVIRHIYLNLAVLVPGIVNNQASSFIGHLLPRPGKISGADAAVVAAHMIAGLYGPSSIKLLTLELSNINGLLANAPPPFQPNKISCSGQGLIERIHDGCMNDYGTSMGGDSLEIYCFGGAKRFCLSNELCPWRNQPTAACSALYELATCSVGGLSGQNMANAWGVNYHCNRRCRGWWLWRRCWYDCYCSGSSYTDIDCVEGSVQVY; translated from the coding sequence atggaaaaaagcTCCACTGAAAAGCTAAAGAGCAGTAGGTTGATGTCTAAGCGCATGAAGTGGATCATAATAGCTATCGTTGTTGCTGTACTCGTGGCTTTGGCGTTCAGTGTGGTATTCATAAGGTTGAAGACCCAGCGCAAAACTTCAAGTTCTGCGCCGGATACATCGTCGACTGTGCCTCGGGACAGCCACGCCAAAGAGGTCGATGTGGTTTCCCTTGTCGGTTTCCACGTGGGTCGCATGATTGCCAGGGGCAACACAACAGAAGGGCCACAGAAAGCAGTCATCGTTTATCAGTTACAGTGCAAGGAGCATGCCGAACGCAATGAATCACTGGTTCGCTGCGACTTCACTCAGATTGGTTGTACCGTGGTAATGCAAGACAACGGCACAGAAGAAGATTGCTTAATGGAGGACGTCATGTTCAGTTTTGAGGTGGATGAAGACGGCGAAATCTTTACCAACGAGACTGATGTCCTTGACCCAGCTCGCTTGGCACTGGCACTGTACACGAAACATCTCCGAGCTCGTGACTGCAACGGAGAAGCGCAACGGCATGCAGTAAATAAGACCAACTCCACACATGCTAGTATCAGCTTCAGTGGTTTGACCCTGGAGGTAACCGAGCTGCCAGCAAACGCTTCTAGCAAGCATTACCACCAGTCCAGGAGATCCAGGAGGAACGTTCAACCCAACGCATTCTTTGCAAAGGACTCGAGAAAGACCCTTAGGGCAAGGCGCCGGCGAGACTCAGACTCCATTATTGGTGGTGCATTTGGACAGGCCCTAAAGAATTCCTGGAAGGGAGGCCCCTACATCAAGGTGCCCCACCTGTTCTCTGACAGCAAGTCACGCTGGCTGGGCACAGTAAGGTATGACGCCAGCGTGTCAAACTTTGAAGCCTTGCTGAGCACACTTCCCGACATACATGTAACCGCTATTGTGCCGCCCGTCACTGGCAGCTCGGTGTCGCAAGATGGATACAAAGTCAAACTGGAAGCCGATTTCTCTCTTAATCGACAGTGCAGTGACGTGGTGCAATCTCGGGTATATGTTTATTTTCACGCAAGAGCTTGTATTTGGTTCTGGTGCTTCCTCAACGTCAAGAAGGCAGATTACGTTTCCCTTCATCTCACTCCCGTGGTTGAGATAACTGTCACTTTAAAACCGAAACGCTCTGACCTCCAATACAGCTTCGCCCTGACTCATCTCGATATGGGGACAAACGCTGACATTGGCGGCCTTGACAGCGTTTCATCAAGTATCGGACTGATCGGCGCATTGTTTGGCCCTGGAGGACTCCTAATAGGCTTTCTCTTTGACCGCCTTCTGGAAAGTGTCATCAGGCATATTTACCTTAACTTGGCAGTGCTAGTTCCAGGTATCGTCAACAACCAGGCAAGTTCTTTCATCGGGCACTTGCTGCCACGGCCTGGAAAGATAAGTGGGGCAGATGCAGCTGTGGTAGCCGCGCATATGATAGCGGGCCTCTATGGTCCTTCGTCGATCAAGCTCCTGACGTTAGAACTGTCCAACATCAATGGACTGCTTGCTAACGCCCCACCTCCATTCCAGCCAAATAAGATTTCTTGCTCAGGTCAGGGACTGATCGAGAGGATTCATGACGGTTGCATGAATGATTACGGCACTAGTATGGGTGGAGACAGCCTGGAGATCTACTGTTTTGGCGGTGCAAAGCGCTTCTGCCTATCCAATGAATTGTGCCCATGGCGCAACCAGCCAACAGCTGCCTGTTCGGCCTTGTATGAGTTGGCCACGTGTTCTGTGGGCGGTCTAAGCGGGCAAAATATGGCCAACGCATGGGGAGTGAATTACCACTGTAACAGACGCTGTCGCGGTTGGTGGTTGTGGCGACGCTGCTGGTACGACTGCTACTGTTCTGGTTCTTCCTACACCGACATCGACTGCGTCGAAGGATCAGTGCAGGTTTATTAA
- the LOC136914759 gene encoding peroxisomal membrane protein 11C-like has product MAENLTVVLETYRGREKIMRILQYASFLASGGLSKVSCGSAGDKFLIFAEAMSECRTVLRLFDDAAMISYARSYGTGKEEKDKIVRWTNLVDILSGLTFYPLEHIAWARDKKLLPGNSSKFWDASLYCWIVSLVACIIRDLWLLKKLQQRETKRPGSKTGTGDSSFPHSNNESVSPILVKNKQKRCLQNRLIISVIGFTADLAMAINWAPRGILWAQKLSTWSVGLLGTLSSLCELYKYFNPATTLPDEAHASL; this is encoded by the exons atggcggaaaatttaACAGTTGTGTTGGAAACTTACCGAGGAAGGGAGAAGATTATGCGCATATTACAGTATGCTAGCTTTCTGGCAAGTGGGGGACTATCGAAAGTGTCTTGCGGAAGCGCTGGCGATAAATTCCTAATTTTTGCCGAGGCAATGAGCGAATGTCGGACGGTGCTTCGACTTTTCGATGACGCAGCAATGATTTCGTATGCGCGCAGTTATGGAACTGGCAAAGAG gaaAAGGATAAAATTGTCCGCTGGACAAATCTTGTTGACATTCTGTCCGGCTTGACTTTCTATCCTCTTGAGCACATTGCTTGGGCCAGGGATAAGAAATTGCTTCCAGGGAATTCTTCCAAATTCTGGGATGCCTCTCTGTACTGTTGGATAGTATCACTAGTAGCTTGCATAATCAGAGATTTGTGGCTGCTAAAGAAGCTTCAGCAGCGAGAAACAAAGAGGCCAGGGTCTAA AACTGGAACAGGTGACAGCAGCTTTCCTCATAGCAACAATGAATCTGTAAGCCCTATATTGGtcaagaacaaacaaaaaagatgttTGCAAAACCGTCTCATCATTTCTGTGATTGGATTTACAGCTGATCTTGCCATGGCAATCAACTGGGCCCCACGGGGAATATTATGGGCTCAAAAACTGTCAACATGGTCTGTTGGTTTACTTGGAACATTATCTTCTCTTTGTGAGCTCTACAAGTACTTTAACCCTGCTACCACATTGCCAGATGAGGCACATGCTAGTTTATGA
- the LOC136914760 gene encoding high affinity immunoglobulin gamma Fc receptor I-like: MPSILSEVPIIERHPESCTVQLGRDCNLFCHVTGKNLKYRWYRRSKCLERETSSVLHIRKAAMNDAGQYSCIISNDKESVITWATVDVISVISSPKVR, from the exons ATGCCCTCTATACTCAGCGAAG TTCCCATTATAGAAAGACACCCTGAATCATGCACAGTCCAGTTGGGTAGAGACTGCAACCTCTTCTGTCACGTGACTGGCAAGAACCTCAAGTATCGCTGGTACAGAAGATCCAAATGTCTTGAACGAGAG acgTCATCCGTGCTCCATATAAGGAAAGCCGCCATGAATGACGCTGGTCAGTACTCGTGCATTATTTCCAATGACAAGGAATCTGTGATCACGTGGGCAACAGTTGACGTCATTTCAGTGATTTCATCTCCCAAAGTCAGATAG
- the LOC136914756 gene encoding serine-rich adhesin for platelets-like has translation MNNKLGSEALFQASSACKLRLVRMLIEGGTSANVRNERLETPLMLCCQSRADAEEKQKVTNYLLSKKAKVNLQDIDGRTALIHASLSNSGKEIIQALLDAKASPWLQDESKNTVFDYVINAGDLETTRLLINACRDNMMADDRDMDRMKYLEEYLANVQDMRKVSWPLMGPRALTNHMKVYVAKKDETAPSSNNRLGCDLAAENSNHLPQPERRRKRSVCLFDPLDLQEVLNSDEVTTEAAIPKKETFDDDKGERRKTSVRSLSEEERFSFQISDDENAAEESLPELEKLLRLQDSFSSSIDSNDSPSTAYEPADHDRCEYVHEQVYQEINSLKQNRGFIATKEEKNKYEDETCALCPAYETKQELIIRNKGLTQRERRFRFSLGSQEMCDTCTSYSERPKKPQGDGVDRATPDSKVGLDISDKEGNQLSSHDTRRQSSSGSVALSPRVTGRQTIKARTLKQSSSPRVSPVTVQSGQSRRDASLVRRYTLSEMDMGKLPSADVVPQVRSTSVEPLEQTRSATFESTNQVGPEGSSTPPGLRKSKSDMSDWISMSEYFQETEIIELTQMNCQNTHQNTAHLKFDGNEIGQAQLPSISPTRKVRPSPKDGVHVGSGVLSPTKSKQANVENRSELAHFLSKSSIGNEKCFKSQSRVNLSTDPSNGSSFVFSDKSHTSALPSKEDTDKEQEDTLPDLLLSCLPQDGHSSRHGSISPPNSSSITTRDITASSSTTAEEQTAGSSQGQQRLSPRLRPGTLLPPLLITNRRTPTHEMEDGYFSGSPSPADVESPRKKHSHEHLSYSFKPISPRSPIPAQKVFALQTGKPPLTPR, from the coding sequence ATGAACAACAAACTGGGTTCCGAAGCTCTATTCCAGGCTAGCTCAGCCTGCAAACTCCGCTTAGTTCGTATGCTCATAGAAGGGGGAACATCGGCGAATGTTCGAAACGAGCGCCTGGAGACGCCACTTATGCTTTGCTGTCAGTCAAGGGCAGATGCAGAGGAAAAGCAAAAGGTGACAAACTATTTACTTTCAAAAAAGGCAAAGGTGAACCTACAAGACATCGATGGAAGGACTGCTCTCATACATGCCTCTCTTTCAAATTCTGGCAAAGAAATTATCCAGGCTTTGCTGGACGCCAAGGCGAGTCCATGGTTGCAAGACGAAAGCAAAAATACAGTGTTTGATTATGTGATAAATGCAGGAGACTTGGAAACTACGCGGCTTTTGATAAATGCTTGTAGAGATAACATGATGGCGGATGATCGAGACATGGATCGCATGAAGTATCTTGAAGAGTATTTGGCTAATGTACAGGACATGCGTAAAGTATCCTGGCCTTTAATGGGACCCAGGGCTCTCACAAACCATATGAAAGTTTATGTTGCGAAGAAAGACGAAACTGCTCCTTCGTCAAATAATCGATTGGGCTGTGATTTAGCAGCTGAGAATTCGAATCACTTACCTCAACCTGAGCGTCGAAGAAAGAGATCTGTTTGCCTCTTTGATCCGTTGGATCTTCAGGAGGTATTGAACAGCGATGAAGTTACTACTGAGGCAGCAATTCCAAAAAAGGAGACATTCGACGATGACAAAGGCGAACGACGGAAAACATCTGTTCGCTCTTTGTCCGAAGAAGAGAGATTTAGCTTTCAGATCTCTGACGATGAAAATGCAGCAGAAGAAAGTTTGCCGGAGTTAGAGAAACTGCTGCGGTTGCAAGACTCGTTCTCTTCTTCCATTGATTCAAATGATTCCCCCTCCACAGCATATGAACCAGCCGACCATGACCGATGTGAGTATGTGCATGAACAAGTTTACCAAGAAATAAATTCGCTGAAACAAAATAGAGGCTTTATAGccaccaaagaagaaaagaacaaaTATGAGGATGAAACTTGTGCTCTTTGTCCGGCTTACGAGACGAAGCAAGAGTTAATCATAAGAAACAAGGGCTTAACACAGAGAGAGCGACGGTTTAGATTTTCCTTAGGTTCACAAGAAATGTGTGACACTTGCACATCATATTCTGAGCGTCCAAAGAAGCCTCAAGGAGATGGAGTGGACAGAGCAACGCCAGATTCAAAAGTGGGTCTAGATATATCAGACAAGGAGGGAAATCAGCTATCATCGCACGATACGCGCCGGCAGTCTTCGTCAGGGAGTGTTGCGTTATCACCGAGAGTAACTGGCCGTCAGACTATCAAAGCACGAACTTTAAAGCAAAGTTCAAGCCCCCGTGTCTCACCAGTTACAGTCCAATCCGGGCAGAGTCGACGAGATGCGTCACTTGTTCGAAGATACACTTTGTCTGAAATGGATATGGGAAAACTCCCCAGCGCGGACGTCGTTCCACAGGTACGATCTACATCGGTGGAACCATTGGAACAAACAAGATCAGCAACATTTGAATCCACAAACCAAGTGGGTCCAGAGGGGAGCTCCACCCCTCCTGGGCTAAGAAAGAGCAAGAGTGATATGAGTGACTGGATATCCATGTCAGAATACTTCCAAGAAACAGAAATCATAGAACTCACTCAAATGAACTGTCAAAATACTCATCAAAATACGGCTCATCTCAAATTTGATGGAAATGAAATTGGACAGGCTCAGCTACCAAGCATATCACCAACAAGGAAAGTTAGGCCTTCGCCAAAGGACGGGGTTCATGTAGGTTCCGGTGTGCTTTCACCCACAAAGAGCAAGCAAGCCAACGTGGAAAACAGGTCAGAGCTTGCCCATTTTCTTTCCAAAAGTAGCATTGGAAATGAAAAGTGCTTTAAAAGCCAAAGCCGGGTTAACCTCTCGACGGATCCGTCAAATGGTtcgagttttgttttttctgacaAAAGTCATACTTCTGCCCTTCCCTCAAAGGAAGATACAGACAAGGAACAAGAAGATACACTACCGGATCTGCTTTTAAGCTGTCTTCCCCAAGATGGACATTCTTCGAGACATGGGAGTATAAGCCCTCCCAATTCAAGCTCTATTACTACCAGGGATATTACTGCTTCGAGCTCAACGACAGCTGAGGAACAAACCGCAGGCTCATCTCAAGGCCAACAACGATTGAGCCCCAGACTTCGCCCAGGAACTCTTCTTCCACCACTGCTTATCACAAACAGAAGGACACCGACTCATGAGATGGAAGATGGATATTTCTCGGGGTCACCCTCACCAGCTGACGTTGAAAGCCCACGAAAAAAGCACAGCCATGAGCATCTCAGCTACTCCTTTAAACCGATTTCTCCCCGATCACCGATTCCCGCTCAAAAGGTGTTCGCATTGCAAACGGGAAAGCCACCCTTGACGCCCCGATGA